Proteins encoded in a region of the Dreissena polymorpha isolate Duluth1 chromosome 6, UMN_Dpol_1.0, whole genome shotgun sequence genome:
- the LOC127834864 gene encoding nephrin-like, whose amino-acid sequence MKFLFVKFVLVLFSSTLIGYTTSPTLTLDVPDVFVNSNITFTCSTSTPPVSVTWFKTEKGSVVEERVIAQKWLNETQPCLTNTNTMKCYCSSSLVYSCSINSVKATHDGQSWRCKAFDGNMQIESNVFTLRLILPITSLTILPETSIAFPVFNAVSNFTCITSLSRPLASIQWFNDNINLTSLAIYSHNDSVARSELRYIPNANGYSGGNISCVANYEFKSISKVLTAKMIIQVQFPVSKPIVTINYVSISTDFAIKEGRMVTLNCSSYGYPQPSYNWTYPGGRSTGTLLNYAFTRNKGSVSCKAYNVMRTLDGSNSAHATEKNSEIKINVLYPPVITKLSSNDKNLEIIDSTIRVQRGDNINIVCTCDANPPATVFWRDQLSVSPILTVTSVQHDAVWTCQATNSMTEFDGETSTSTVTRNVSARVLYGPDVPTITFTILPNSTSLKCGK is encoded by the exons ATGAAGTTTTTATTTGTGAAGTTCGTATTGGTGTTATTTTCGTCAACACTTATTG GGTACACGACATCGCCGACATTGACTCTGGATGTACCTGATGTCTTCGTCAACAGCAATATAACGTTTACCTGCTCAACGTCAACCCCGCCTGTTTCTGTTACCTGGTTCAAAACAGAGAAAGGATCAGTAGTAGAGGAAAGGGTCATTGCTCAAAAATGGCTAAACGAAACACAACCATGTCTTACTAACACCAATACTATGAAGTGTTACTGCTCTTCATCACTTGTCTACTCGTGTTCTATAAATTCGGTGAAGGCAACACATGACGGTCAAAGCTGGCGCTGTAAGGCTTTTGATGGAAATATGCAAATTGAAAGCAACGTCTTCACGCTCAGATTAATAT TACCTATTACTTCATTGACCATTCTACCGGAGACGTCCATTGCGTTCCCTGTGTTTAATGCCGTGTCGAACTTCACATGCATCACGTCATTGAGCCGGCCTTTGGCTAGTATTCAATGGTTCAATGACAACATAAACTTGACGTCCCTTGCTATATATTCGCACAATGATAGCGTGGCAAGAAGTGAATTGCGATATATACCAAACGCAAACGGGTACAGTGGTGGAAATATATCCTGCGTTGCAAATTATGAGTTCAAATCCATAAGTAAAGTTCTAACAGCTAAAATGATTATTCAAGTACAGT TCCCCGTTTCTAAGCCAATAGTGACTATTAATTATGTAAGTATATCAACAGATTTCGCAATTAAAGAGGGCAGAATGGTTACTTTGAATTGTTCCTCCTACGGATATCCACAACCTTCTTATAACTGGACTTACCCGGGTGGACGGTCGACCGGTACTCTTTTGAATTATGCATTCACTCGAAATAAAGGAAGCGTGTCATGCAAGGCATATAATGTAATGCGCACATTGGATGGCTCAAATAGCGCACATGCTACAGAGAAGAATAgcgaaattaaaataaatgtattat ACCCTCCAGTCATTACGAAGTTATCAAGCAATGACAAGAACTTAGAAATAATTGATAGCACAATAAGAGTACAGAGAGGTGATAACATCAACATTGTCTGTACTTGTGACGCCAATCCCCCGGCTACGGTATTCTGGCGTGACCAACTGAGTGTTTCACCTATATTGACCGTCACAAGTGTACAGCATGACGCTGTATGGACTTGCCAAGCTACAAACTCTATGACTGAATTTGATGGAGAAACATCAACGTCTACTGTTACCAGAAACGTTTCCGCGAGAGTATTAT ATGGTCCTGATGTTCCTACAATCACGTTTACAATTCTACCAAACTCAACTTCACTTAAATGCGGTAAATGA